The nucleotide sequence TGTGTGTAATGTTCCTCTCCGTATCGAATGATGGTCGTGTTTGCATACGCATGCTTTCTGTAAATGGCTAAGAAAACTGCTCTTTTGTCATGTGTGTAACTCCTGTATGTATGCAGAAAAGTCAAATTATAATTAGACTTTTCAAGGTGAAGTTTTTGTGTCTGCAGTCTTTTTTCACTCAGTCCACTTTCAACAATCACTTTATCATAGATGGGTATATTAGTTTTTTCTGCAATCACAGTAAATATGGAAGACCCGGAAAACATGTGACCATGAATCCATTTGATGTCATATCTTAATTGTCCAATAGCATGCGTGTACGGTTTAATGTGATGTTCATTAATCTCATATTTGATAATTCTGTCAATGTTCCCCACTTTTAATGTGACGTCAGCAACATCATCAAATAAAAGGTTTTCTGATGGCCAGTTGGTTTCCTCGTGCACCATTTCGCGTACGAGATATTTGATTGGTGCGTAGTTTTGACCTTCAAGCAAAACAATCAAGGCTGTTGGCTTATGTTTCTCTAGAATTGACTTTAACTTTCCATGAAAAGGTCCGGTGTGGTAGAAGAGAAGATCGTTCGTGTAACGCTCACTCTCTATCCAAATCGCTCCTTTGTTGTTTACATGAAATCCAGGACCTATCCACGTGTCACTGTGTTGGACTGGAACTGCTTTTGGTTTATGTAATAACATGTTTGCCATTTTATCACTGATGATAGAAAAATCAACTGATCCGTCCATACATTGTGAAAACCGCGCCAAATCATACATATTAGATTCCCATCCCAATGCAGCATCAACGAGGCGCGAGGTTACTTCGCATTTAAATGCAGGGTCGTTGTCATGTTTAACACAACGATGAATCTTCCCAATGCGTGTATGCATCATTCCACATGGAAATAATATGTTCGTTTTTACATAATCCTCATATGGAAAATCCGTTACTTCTTCAATAATTCTACCAAGAATCACATATCCCAAGTTGGAAATAACGGATTTTGTTCCAGGTGTGTAATCCAATCTTTCTGATAACATGTACCGTATGATATCACGTGATGTTTCATCGGTTACGAGTTTCATTTCTTTGCTGATATTTTGGGTTGTTTCACCTCTTTTCAGCAATGCTGAATTAAGCATCGGATCTGCCATACTTGAATGGACATAATCCCACCCAGCTGTATGGTACAGTAAATTTTCAACAGTGATGTCGTAAATTCTTTTGtctatgttttcttttttcaatggtTTGACTTCCGGTAAAATACCGTCCGTTCCAAACACTTTGGAATCTAAAGTTAGTTTGCCTTCATCGTGAAGTTTAAGAATGGCAATAGATGTGAAAGCTTTAGATATGGCTGAGATTTGATGTTTAGCTAATAGGTCTAAGTTTGTATCGTCATGGCCCTTTCCATGAGCTTTTGCATAAGCAAGCCTGTTGGCTACCATCACGCCAACCTGGGCACCATTATACTTATTTGTGTTGAGAAATTCTTGAAAGCCTTCTTCGAATTTCAAGCCTGGTTGTTGTGCAGTGGCTGAAAGAagataatattaaaattaaaaaaaaaaaaagattatttctaCAAATATCATTCA is from Mytilus galloprovincialis chromosome 6, xbMytGall1.hap1.1, whole genome shotgun sequence and encodes:
- the LOC143080397 gene encoding uncharacterized protein LOC143080397 codes for the protein MRMLIFVYVFLSAATAQQPGLKFEEGFQEFLNTNKYNGAQVGVMVANRLAYAKAHGKGHDDTNLDLLAKHQISAISKAFTSIAILKLHDEGKLTLDSKVFGTDGILPEVKPLKKENIDKRIYDITVENLLYHTAGWDYVHSSMADPMLNSALLKRGETTQNISKEMKLVTDETSRDIIRYMLSERLDYTPGTKSVISNLGYVILGRIIEEVTDFPYEDYVKTNILFPCGMMHTRIGKIHRCVKHDNDPAFKCEVTSRLVDAALGWESNMYDLARFSQCMDGSVDFSIISDKMANMLLHKPKAVPVQHSDTWIGPGFHVNNKGAIWIESERYTNDLLFYHTGPFHGKLKSILEKHKPTALIVLLEGQNYAPIKYLVREMVHEETNWPSENLLFDDVADVTLKVGNIDRIIKYEINEHHIKPYTHAIGQLRYDIKWIHGHMFSGSSIFTVIAEKTNIPIYDKVIVESGLSEKRLQTQKLHLEKSNYNLTFLHTYRSYTHDKRAVFLAIYRKHAYANTTIIRYGEEHYTQPYRKLLHLFEERGFYPTSQSIVHSGYDGLVSFILEEDLTSKEKKSFKSYCEIGHHRLNNLVMSSFRHGRRLKYLDSSNYFGKPVFSAIFVKEKMNKIMFNSNINEAELMTLLTDQQRNGLLPSIIVGYTDKYGDLKYATYLEPPK